The Pungitius pungitius chromosome 8, fPunPun2.1, whole genome shotgun sequence genome has a window encoding:
- the LOC119229723 gene encoding SAM pointed domain-containing Ets transcription factor, whose product MSNSVYGSRMGMTGDDSLATLERNRGSAGLWDLGETKPSGESLERGAPGLYLSCFDMLLTEDATWLVKVSEACPAPAAPMTRMAPEVEPEQCPVIDSQEQGLSPGLEGQEEERSLEQVQSMVVGEVLKDIETACKLLNITPDPIEWNTGNVQKWLLWTEHLYRLPHVGKAFQDLTGKDLCVMCEEEFRQRSPQCGDTLHAHLDIWKSTAWMKERCSVGETKATGCEDLWSEADSSCSGQPIHLWQFLRELLRKPHNYGRCIRWLNKEKGIFKIEDSAHVARLWGLRKNRPAMNYDKLSRSIRQYYKKGIIRKPDVSQRLVYQFVHPV is encoded by the exons ATGTCAAATTCAGTGTACGGATCCCGGATGGGGATGACGGGTGACGACTCCCTCGCCACCCTGGAGCGAAACCGAGGCTCGGCAGGTCTCTGGGACCTCGGGGAGACCAAACCAAGCGGGGAGTCCCTGGAGCGAGGCGCGCCGGGCCTCTACCTGTCCTGCTTCGACATGCTCCTCACCGAAGACGCCACCTGGCTGGTGAAGGTTTCGGAGGCCTGCCCTGCGCCGGCCGCGCCCATGACTCGCATGGCGCCGGAGGTCGAGCCGGAGCAGTGCCCCGTCATCGATAGCCAGGAACAGGGACTTTCTCCCGGGCtggaggggcaggaggaggagcgctcTTTGGAGCAGGTGCAGAGCATGGTGGTGGGAGAGGTGCTGAAGGACATTGAAACCGCCTGCAAACTGCTCAACATCACGCCAG ATCCCATAGAGTGGAACACGGGGAACGTCCAGAAGTGGCTGCTGTGGACTGAGCATCTGTACAGGTTGCCCCACGTGGGGAAGGCCTTCCAGGACCTGACAGGAAAGGACCTGTGCGTCATGTGCGAGGAGGAGTTCCGCCAGCGCTCGCCGCAGTGCGGAGACACGTTGCACGCGCACCTGGACATATGGAAGTCAA CTGCCTGGATGAAGGAAAGGTGTTCAGTTGGAGAGACCAAAGCTACAG GCTGTGAAGATCTTTGGTCCGAGGCAGATTCGTCTTGTTCCGGTCAGCCCATTCATCTGTGGCAGTTCCTCAGGGAGCTCCTGCGTAAACCGCACAACTACGGCCGCTGCATTCGCTGgctgaataaagaaaaag GCATTTTTAAAATCGAGGACTCGGCTCACGTCGCGAGGCTGTGGGGACTCCGGAAGAACCGTCCCGCCATGAACTACGACAAGCTGAGCCGCTCCATCCGCCAGTACTACAAGAAGGGCATCATCCGCAAGCCCGACGTGTCCCAGAGGCTGGTCTACCAGTTCGTGCACCCGGTGTGA
- the ilrun gene encoding protein ILRUN, with amino-acid sequence MEGTDMEVDAELMQKFSCMGTTDKDVLISEFQRLLGFQLNPAGCAFFLDMTNWNLQAAIGAYYDFESPNVNTPSMSFVEDVTIGEGESVPPDTPFTKTWRIQNTGAESWPPGVCLKYIGGDQFGHVNTVMVKSLDPQEISDVSVQMRSPTAPGMYQGQWRMCTANGLFYGDVIWVILSVEVGGLLGVTQQLSSFETEFNTQPQRDVQGDFNPFASPQKNKHDATDDSFRDPGGAWERTQEPIQQDENGLSLSHNAVNRASNGLQTNLSVVTYGQGIHGPYPFGQS; translated from the exons ATGGAGGGCACGGACATGGAGGTGGACGCGGAGCTCATGCAAAAGTTTAGCTGCATGGGCACCACGGACAAGGATGTCCTAATTTCGGAGTTCCAGAGGCTGCTGGGCTTTCAGCTCAACCCGGCCGGCTGCGCCTTCTTCCTGGACATGACCAACTG GAACCTGCAAGCTGCTATTGGGGCATATTATGATTTTGAAAGTCCCAACGTCAACACGCCTTCCATGTCCTTTGTTGAGGACGTGACGATCGGGGAAGGAGAGTCTGTTCCTCCAGATACGCCGTTCACAAAGACCTGGAGAATACAAAACACAG GTGCAGAGTCATGGCCACCTGGGGTTTGTCTCAAATACATCGGGGGGGATCAGTTTGGTCATGTAAACACAGTAATGGTGAAGTCACTGGACCCCCAGGAAATATCCGACGTGAGCGTGCAGATGCGAAGCCCCACAGCTCCAGGCATGTACCAGGGCCAGTGGAGGATGTGTACAGCCAACGGATTATTCTATGGAG ATGTAATCTGGGTGATTCTTAGCGTGGAGGTCGGTGGGCTCCTCGGCGTGACCCAGCAGCTGTCATCTTTCGAGACGGAGTTCAACACCCAACCCCAACGCGACGTGCAGGGAGACTTCAACCCCTTCGCCTCGCCACAGAAGAACAAGCACGACGCCACCGACGACAGCTTCAGAGATCCCGGCGGAGCGTGGGAACGCACGCAGGAGCCAATCCAGCAGGACGAAAACGGATTGTCTCTGTCTCATAATGCTGTAAATAGGGCGTCAAATGGTCTACAAACCAATCTTTCCGTGGTTACTTATGGTCAG ggTATTCACGGACCCTATCCGTTTGGACAGAGCTAG